A stretch of the Halomonas sp. BDJS001 genome encodes the following:
- a CDS encoding YrhK family protein, with protein sequence MMQRQQDPMTSDWTFTIGHRELVVHQRYEVLSMINDFMLGIWFTIGSVCFFFQGAVQTVGVWLFVVGSLQLLIRPAIRLHRYVYFKQLPDTDQDA encoded by the coding sequence ATGATGCAGCGCCAACAGGATCCGATGACGAGCGACTGGACGTTTACCATTGGCCATCGCGAACTCGTTGTGCACCAACGCTATGAGGTGCTTAGCATGATCAACGATTTTATGCTGGGCATCTGGTTTACGATCGGCAGTGTCTGCTTTTTTTTCCAAGGTGCCGTACAAACCGTTGGCGTGTGGTTATTTGTGGTTGGTAGCTTACAGCTATTAATTCGCCCGGCGATTCGCCTTCACCGCTATGTCTATTTTAAGCAGTTGCCGGACACCGACCAGGATGCTTAG
- the mtnC gene encoding acireductone synthase encodes MSKPTVRAIVTDIEGTTTDINFVHKVLFPYAHAKLPDFLSANAATSAVAEQIDAVRSEMGDPDATLEAVINQLLHWIETDQKVTPLKALQGMVWADGYQRGDFKGHLYSDVAPALRQWKDSGKALYVYSSGSVQAQKLLFGYSDAGDLTPLFSGYFDTHIGHKREAASYQRIVTELDLPADAVLFLSDVVEELDAAKQAGMQTLQLVREGTQAGTTHACVTRFDEIAV; translated from the coding sequence ATGAGCAAACCAACTGTTCGCGCCATTGTCACCGATATTGAAGGCACCACCACGGACATTAACTTCGTCCATAAGGTGCTTTTTCCATACGCCCACGCCAAGCTGCCTGACTTTCTAAGCGCTAACGCAGCAACCTCGGCAGTAGCCGAGCAGATTGATGCCGTGCGTAGTGAGATGGGAGACCCTGATGCCACGCTGGAAGCGGTCATTAATCAACTATTGCACTGGATAGAGACTGACCAAAAGGTTACGCCGCTTAAAGCACTGCAAGGCATGGTGTGGGCCGATGGCTACCAGCGCGGCGACTTTAAAGGCCATCTGTATAGCGATGTAGCCCCTGCCCTGCGCCAGTGGAAGGACTCGGGCAAGGCGCTGTACGTCTATTCTTCTGGTTCAGTGCAGGCGCAGAAGCTGCTGTTTGGCTATAGCGATGCGGGCGACCTGACCCCGCTGTTTAGCGGCTACTTCGATACCCATATTGGCCATAAGCGCGAGGCCGCTTCCTACCAGCGTATTGTCACTGAGCTTGACCTACCAGCGGATGCAGTGCTGTTCTTGTCTGACGTGGTGGAAGAACTGGACGCCGCCAAGCAGGCGGGTATGCAAACGCTACAGTTGGTGCGCGAAGGCACTCAAGCGGGCACTACTCACGCTTGCGTCACTCGCTTCGATGAAATCGCTGTGTAA
- the mtnK gene encoding S-methyl-5-thioribose kinase gives MEIDQDYRALTVDTLSQRLGSVEAVASRVGGEPASWEIREVGDGNLNLVFIVSGSHGSVVVKQALPYVRMVGESWPLPIYRAHFECYALVRQAKRAPGIAPEVYYFDKPQALIVMEYLHPHTILRRKLINGERVVRLGEIIGQFCARTAFRGSELSLSSPEKKADVGLFSGNVAIPAITESLVFTDPYYGAEMNHHTPELSPVVDELRRNARLKAKVQRLLMKFTANTETMLHGDLHSGSIMATDTDVRVIDPEFSQYGPMAFDLGMAVANFLMAYFSQPAHRQEGELEAYQTWILEVIEACFSSFDAEFRHLWQTERTGILFPKALFEEQGNSADDACDALLDEIRLDALAYCGIEMHRRVLSLAHNADFEEIEDTALRAKLEARNVLMGQALIMEPEAYSDLTALADLARAYNQQEVL, from the coding sequence TTGGAGATCGACCAAGATTACCGCGCGCTCACCGTCGACACTCTTTCCCAGCGGCTTGGGAGTGTTGAGGCGGTGGCTAGTCGAGTGGGCGGTGAGCCTGCCAGTTGGGAAATTCGCGAGGTGGGAGACGGTAACCTCAACCTGGTGTTTATTGTCTCCGGCAGCCACGGCAGCGTAGTGGTAAAACAGGCGCTTCCCTACGTGAGAATGGTGGGAGAGAGTTGGCCGCTGCCGATCTATCGCGCCCATTTTGAGTGCTACGCCTTGGTTCGCCAGGCCAAGCGGGCGCCAGGCATTGCCCCCGAGGTCTACTACTTCGATAAGCCCCAAGCGCTTATCGTCATGGAGTATCTGCACCCACACACTATCTTGCGCCGCAAGTTAATCAACGGTGAGCGGGTCGTTCGGCTGGGTGAGATCATCGGCCAATTTTGTGCGCGCACCGCGTTCCGTGGCTCAGAGCTTTCACTAAGCAGCCCAGAGAAAAAGGCGGATGTAGGACTGTTTTCTGGAAATGTAGCCATTCCCGCAATCACCGAATCGCTGGTGTTTACCGACCCTTATTACGGCGCGGAAATGAACCACCACACCCCGGAGCTTTCGCCGGTGGTGGATGAGTTGCGCCGCAATGCGCGGTTAAAAGCCAAAGTGCAGCGGCTGTTGATGAAGTTTACCGCTAACACCGAAACCATGCTGCACGGTGACTTGCACTCCGGTTCTATTATGGCCACTGATACTGACGTCCGGGTGATCGACCCTGAGTTCTCTCAGTACGGCCCTATGGCGTTTGACCTGGGTATGGCAGTGGCCAACTTCCTGATGGCCTACTTCAGCCAGCCTGCGCACCGCCAGGAAGGTGAGCTTGAGGCGTATCAAACCTGGATCCTTGAAGTGATTGAAGCGTGCTTTAGCAGCTTTGATGCTGAGTTCCGCCACCTATGGCAAACCGAGCGGACGGGTATTCTGTTCCCGAAAGCCTTGTTTGAAGAACAGGGCAATAGCGCCGATGACGCTTGTGATGCACTGCTTGACGAGATTCGCCTGGATGCCCTGGCCTACTGCGGAATCGAGATGCACCGACGGGTTTTATCGCTGGCCCATAACGCTGACTTCGAAGAGATCGAAGACACCGCACTGCGCGCCAAGCTTGAAGCGCGCAATGTGCTGATGGGCCAAGCGCTGATTATGGAGCCGGAAGCTTATAGTGACCTTACCGCGCTGGCGGATTTAGCTAGGGCATATAACCAGCAGGAGGTTTTATAA
- the mtnA gene encoding S-methyl-5-thioribose-1-phosphate isomerase, with amino-acid sequence MPHLQSRSLRVYADHLEYLDQTQLPQAEQWVRCDSPEEWQVAVKSLAIRGAPLIGLSAAFVLAQYAALHPQSDWQLVSDRLRATRPTAVNLMYCLDAMEACFEQGASALAERAAELFAEDRALCQRMAERGADLLKTSDRVLTHCNTGALATAGVGTAIGALAVAKQRGVELHVFVDETRPLLQGGRLTAWEMADLGIPYQLITDSMAASLMAAGKVDKVMVGADRICANGDFANKVGTYMLAVIAHYHQVPFYVVAPYTTVDPACATGADIPIEQRDPAEIRGVAGAFGEVTWAPDNAPVWNPAFDVTPAKLVTAWVLDTGVFDAAAIERGEHFLGRS; translated from the coding sequence ATGCCCCACTTACAGTCACGCAGTTTACGGGTCTATGCCGACCACCTTGAGTATTTGGATCAAACCCAACTGCCCCAGGCGGAGCAGTGGGTGCGCTGTGATTCGCCAGAAGAGTGGCAGGTAGCGGTGAAAAGCTTAGCGATTCGCGGTGCGCCGCTGATTGGTTTGAGCGCCGCCTTTGTGCTTGCCCAATACGCCGCTCTCCATCCACAAAGTGATTGGCAGTTGGTAAGCGATCGCTTACGCGCCACACGCCCCACCGCAGTTAACTTAATGTACTGCCTGGATGCCATGGAAGCCTGCTTTGAGCAAGGCGCAAGCGCCCTGGCCGAACGTGCTGCTGAACTGTTTGCAGAAGACCGTGCGCTGTGCCAACGCATGGCTGAGCGGGGCGCTGACTTGCTGAAAACTAGTGACCGTGTGCTGACCCACTGCAACACTGGCGCCCTGGCCACCGCCGGGGTGGGTACGGCCATTGGTGCGCTGGCAGTGGCCAAGCAGCGCGGTGTAGAGCTGCATGTGTTTGTGGATGAAACCCGTCCGCTGCTCCAAGGTGGCCGCTTAACCGCCTGGGAAATGGCCGATCTGGGCATTCCCTACCAGCTAATTACCGACAGCATGGCCGCCAGCCTGATGGCGGCGGGCAAAGTGGATAAAGTAATGGTGGGCGCCGACCGTATCTGCGCCAACGGCGACTTTGCCAATAAAGTGGGTACTTACATGCTGGCGGTGATCGCTCACTACCACCAGGTGCCGTTCTATGTGGTGGCTCCCTACACTACGGTTGATCCCGCTTGTGCTACTGGTGCGGACATTCCTATTGAACAGCGCGACCCCGCTGAGATCCGCGGCGTCGCTGGCGCCTTTGGTGAGGTTACCTGGGCACCCGATAATGCACCGGTATGGAATCCGGCCTTTGACGTCACTCCCGCCAAGCTCGTGACGGCTTGGGTGTTGGATACCGGCGTATTTGATGCCGCCGCCATTGAGCGAGGCGAGCATTTTCTGGGGCGAAGTTAA
- a CDS encoding 1,2-dihydroxy-3-keto-5-methylthiopentene dioxygenase yields MSQLKVFADQNPNEALIDTTDGERIMTELNKVGVLFERWATPGEISADATQEDILALYQQDIDRVKAKGGYQTVDVLHMVPTHPEKDAMRQKFLNEHRHHEDEVRFFVKGQGLFCLHIDDKVYQVLCTRNDLISVPANTPHWFDMGPAPEFTALRFFDNVEGWVPHWTESDIAGKFDRLEQL; encoded by the coding sequence ATGTCGCAATTGAAAGTATTCGCTGACCAAAACCCCAATGAGGCGCTGATCGACACCACTGACGGTGAGCGAATTATGACTGAGCTAAACAAGGTCGGCGTACTGTTTGAGCGCTGGGCCACGCCGGGCGAGATCTCTGCCGACGCCACTCAGGAAGACATCCTAGCGCTTTACCAGCAAGATATTGACCGGGTAAAAGCCAAGGGCGGCTACCAAACCGTGGATGTACTACATATGGTGCCGACGCACCCAGAAAAAGACGCCATGCGACAGAAGTTCTTAAACGAACACCGTCATCACGAAGATGAGGTGCGTTTCTTCGTCAAAGGACAAGGGCTGTTCTGCCTGCACATCGATGACAAGGTGTATCAGGTACTGTGTACCCGCAATGATCTGATCAGCGTACCCGCCAACACACCTCACTGGTTCGATATGGGCCCCGCGCCGGAATTCACCGCGCTCCGCTTCTTTGACAACGTGGAAGGCTGGGTGCCCCACTGGACAGAGAGCGATATCGCCGGGAAGTTTGACCGTTTGGAGCAGCTGTAA
- a CDS encoding diguanylate cyclase has product MINDALLTAVEGELRRGLWRLRFADEVEARFEADTRRRRGFSMAVAGVIAALIYCLFLINDYSFRSDTFSIAVILRVGVMLPYGLPILWLVYRGVSPALRETLMASTVIVATVISCMIFASSTAPYSYLDVFSFGLILLVGNIVYSLRFSYAVCSSAISVLIILTFVLPYEPMPAEAKRLAIFTLMAVAVFSLAANYRFERSERTAYLHVLKEKIRSGYYLKDNQELSRMSVTDPLTNLANRRQFDTVLLMRWQEATDKGLSLGLMVIDIDHFKAYNDYYGHPQGDECLRQVAKTMQANSRDADLVVRFGGEEFVVLMANASLEAAKPAAERIRRSVEALAIPNHGVSAQSVVTVSIGVAVLTPTDGASPADLLAQADVALYEAKRQGRSRVRVANSVGVPATDATIGD; this is encoded by the coding sequence ATGATCAATGACGCGCTGCTGACAGCGGTGGAAGGTGAGTTGCGCAGGGGGCTTTGGCGATTACGCTTTGCTGACGAAGTGGAAGCGCGCTTTGAAGCGGATACCCGGCGCCGACGTGGTTTTAGCATGGCCGTGGCCGGGGTGATAGCGGCGCTTATTTACTGCCTGTTTTTGATTAATGACTATAGCTTTCGCTCTGATACTTTCAGTATTGCGGTAATTTTGCGGGTTGGGGTGATGCTGCCTTACGGCTTACCTATCCTTTGGCTGGTCTATCGTGGTGTCTCCCCTGCGTTACGGGAGACTTTGATGGCGAGTACGGTTATCGTTGCGACGGTAATCTCTTGTATGATTTTTGCGAGTTCCACCGCTCCTTACTCTTATCTGGATGTATTCTCCTTTGGGCTTATTTTGTTGGTGGGGAACATTGTTTATTCACTGCGCTTTAGCTACGCCGTATGTTCATCCGCAATAAGTGTTTTAATAATTCTGACATTTGTCTTGCCATATGAGCCAATGCCAGCAGAAGCAAAACGACTGGCTATATTCACACTTATGGCTGTGGCAGTATTTAGTCTTGCCGCGAACTACCGATTCGAGCGTAGCGAGCGAACCGCCTACCTGCATGTGCTGAAAGAGAAGATCCGTTCAGGCTATTACTTAAAAGATAATCAGGAGCTGTCGCGGATGTCGGTCACCGACCCGCTAACGAATCTTGCCAATCGTCGCCAGTTCGATACGGTTCTCCTTATGCGCTGGCAAGAGGCCACCGATAAAGGCCTCAGCTTGGGGCTGATGGTGATCGATATTGATCATTTCAAAGCTTACAACGACTATTATGGTCATCCCCAGGGGGACGAGTGCTTGCGTCAAGTAGCCAAGACGATGCAGGCCAATAGTCGTGATGCCGATTTAGTGGTGCGCTTTGGCGGCGAAGAGTTTGTCGTGCTAATGGCCAATGCATCGCTTGAGGCGGCAAAGCCAGCAGCAGAACGAATCCGACGCAGTGTGGAAGCGTTGGCGATTCCTAATCATGGTGTCTCGGCACAGAGCGTTGTGACCGTCAGCATTGGTGTTGCGGTGTTGACGCCTACCGATGGGGCCTCGCCAGCCGATCTTTTGGCCCAGGCAGATGTAGCACTTTATGAAGCCAAACGGCAGGGCCGCAGTCGTGTTCGGGTGGCTAACTCGGTGGGTGTACCAGCCACCGATGCCACTATTGGCGACTGA
- a CDS encoding DksA/TraR family C4-type zinc finger protein — translation MAGGWAKDGAEQEQMESTLEDAVQRARSQLPRGESLYVCEECGDPIPEARRKAIPGVRLCVACQSERDKQQSAFSGYNRRGSKDSQLR, via the coding sequence ATGGCAGGCGGATGGGCAAAAGATGGCGCCGAACAAGAGCAGATGGAGAGCACGCTGGAGGATGCGGTGCAGCGTGCGCGTAGCCAACTGCCCCGTGGTGAGAGCCTTTATGTTTGCGAAGAGTGTGGTGACCCCATTCCCGAAGCGCGCCGTAAGGCCATTCCGGGGGTACGGCTCTGTGTGGCCTGTCAAAGTGAACGGGACAAGCAGCAGTCGGCCTTTAGTGGCTACAACCGCCGCGGTAGCAAAGACAGCCAACTGCGTTAA
- the mtnB gene encoding methylthioribulose 1-phosphate dehydratase: MMTLQTELLAAISWAAQQGWTPATGGNFSARTEAGYLVTASGRDKTRIQADDLLLCDLDGKVLEGNGKPSAESDLHAALYRLGSTINCVLHTHTIASTVLSRRFPEGIELSGFEMQKALAGNVTHEATIRLPVVPNAQDMEELAEHVRSGWPMPWGFLVAGHGIYAVGDSIANCRRHLEAIEFLLACVLEESRWS; encoded by the coding sequence ATGATGACGCTACAAACTGAACTGCTGGCCGCCATTTCATGGGCGGCGCAGCAAGGCTGGACGCCAGCCACCGGCGGTAACTTTTCCGCCCGTACCGAGGCGGGCTATCTTGTCACCGCTTCTGGCCGGGATAAAACCCGCATTCAGGCCGATGACCTGCTGCTGTGTGACCTGGATGGCAAAGTGCTTGAAGGGAACGGCAAGCCTAGCGCGGAAAGCGATCTGCATGCCGCCCTCTATCGTTTGGGCAGCACCATTAACTGCGTGTTGCACACCCACACGATAGCCAGCACGGTGCTCTCGCGTCGCTTCCCAGAGGGTATTGAGCTAAGCGGCTTTGAAATGCAAAAAGCCTTAGCGGGCAACGTGACCCACGAGGCTACCATCCGGTTACCGGTGGTGCCCAACGCCCAGGATATGGAAGAGCTGGCCGAGCACGTACGCAGCGGCTGGCCAATGCCCTGGGGCTTTTTGGTCGCGGGGCATGGCATATATGCCGTGGGCGATAGCATTGCCAACTGCCGCCGCCACCTGGAAGCCATCGAGTTTTTACTCGCCTGTGTTCTTGAAGAGAGTCGATGGTCTTAA
- the recQ gene encoding DNA helicase RecQ — protein sequence MHGDTHSTALKVLQEVFGYDSFRGSQQAIIEHVMAGGDALVLMPTGGGKSLCYQIPALLREGTAIVISPLIALMQDQVAALQQNGVKAAYLNSSLDYHEAADVENRLRAGELDLLYVAPERLATPRMQMLLEQTRIALFAIDEAHCVSQWGHDFRPEYRQLSHLHQRFPQVPRIALTATADVPTRGDIMEHLQLQEAALYNSGFDRPNIRYHIAENQGKAKEQLLQFIREHHDGEAGIVYCLSRRKVEETATWLERQGLTALPYHAGLAPEQRQQHQTRFLREDGVVIVATIAFGMGIDKPDVRFVAHLNLPKSIEAYYQETGRAGRDGLPADAWMAYGLQDVITLRQMQQDSSAADQQKRIEQQKLDAMLGLCEIISCRRQALLHYFGDHLDAPCGNCDNCLTPPETWEATVAAQKALSCVYRTEQRFGVTYLVDVLLGKSNERIIRFGHDRLSTFGIGKELAANEWKALFRQLIASGFLSVDMEGHGGIKLTANAKPVLRGEHSLTLRKPSKAKATRRGSKAGSATLPHGELWEALRQHRRELAAAQGVPAYVIFHDATLAELVEQKPQSLAALGTISGIGARKLADYGEGFLDVILAHQETHHDPPPAGSSAMESAALLRQGLTPEEVAQQRGLAANTVYRHLGDVIQSGDLELEEVVNLDPPTLEQIRAVFAQYPDQGLKVVFEALEGRIDYPILHCVRASMAAKG from the coding sequence ATGCACGGCGACACCCACTCAACAGCCCTGAAAGTGCTGCAGGAGGTATTTGGCTACGACAGCTTTCGCGGCTCGCAGCAGGCGATCATTGAGCATGTGATGGCCGGGGGCGATGCGCTGGTGCTGATGCCCACTGGCGGGGGCAAGTCGCTGTGCTATCAGATTCCGGCACTACTGCGCGAAGGCACCGCGATTGTGATCTCACCGCTGATCGCGCTGATGCAGGATCAGGTAGCGGCACTTCAGCAGAACGGAGTCAAGGCGGCCTACCTGAACTCCAGCCTCGATTATCACGAGGCGGCCGATGTGGAAAACCGCCTGCGGGCGGGCGAGTTGGATCTTTTGTATGTCGCTCCGGAACGGCTGGCCACGCCCCGTATGCAGATGCTGCTGGAACAGACCCGGATTGCGCTGTTCGCCATTGATGAAGCCCACTGCGTCTCCCAGTGGGGCCACGACTTTCGCCCGGAGTATCGCCAGCTTTCCCACCTGCATCAGCGTTTCCCCCAGGTACCGCGCATCGCCCTCACCGCCACCGCCGATGTGCCCACCCGGGGCGATATCATGGAGCATCTGCAGCTCCAAGAGGCAGCGCTCTACAACAGCGGCTTTGACCGGCCCAATATCCGCTACCATATCGCCGAAAATCAGGGCAAGGCCAAGGAGCAGTTGCTGCAGTTTATCCGCGAGCACCACGACGGCGAGGCGGGTATCGTCTACTGCCTTTCCCGGCGTAAGGTGGAGGAGACCGCCACCTGGCTGGAGCGTCAGGGACTGACCGCACTGCCCTACCACGCGGGACTTGCCCCCGAGCAGCGCCAGCAGCACCAGACTCGCTTTCTGCGTGAAGATGGCGTGGTGATCGTCGCCACCATCGCTTTCGGCATGGGCATCGACAAGCCGGACGTGCGCTTTGTCGCCCACCTCAATCTGCCCAAGAGCATCGAAGCCTACTACCAAGAGACCGGCCGCGCCGGGCGCGACGGTCTACCCGCCGATGCCTGGATGGCCTATGGGCTCCAGGACGTAATCACCCTGCGTCAGATGCAGCAGGACTCCAGCGCCGCCGACCAGCAAAAGCGTATCGAGCAGCAGAAGCTCGACGCCATGCTGGGGCTTTGCGAAATCATCAGTTGCCGCCGCCAGGCGCTGCTCCACTATTTTGGCGATCACCTGGACGCCCCCTGCGGCAACTGCGACAACTGCCTGACGCCACCCGAGACCTGGGAGGCCACCGTGGCGGCGCAGAAGGCGCTGTCGTGCGTCTACCGCACTGAGCAGCGCTTCGGCGTGACCTATTTGGTGGATGTACTGCTGGGCAAAAGCAATGAGCGCATCATCCGTTTTGGCCATGACCGCCTAAGCACCTTTGGCATTGGTAAAGAACTCGCGGCTAACGAGTGGAAAGCGCTGTTTCGTCAGCTGATTGCCAGCGGCTTTTTAAGCGTGGATATGGAGGGGCACGGCGGCATTAAGCTCACTGCCAACGCCAAGCCGGTGCTGCGCGGCGAACACTCGCTTACCCTGCGCAAACCAAGCAAGGCCAAGGCCACCCGTCGGGGCAGCAAAGCGGGCTCGGCCACGCTGCCCCATGGGGAGCTATGGGAAGCCCTGCGCCAGCACCGTCGCGAGCTGGCCGCAGCCCAGGGCGTGCCCGCCTATGTGATTTTCCACGACGCCACCCTGGCCGAACTGGTCGAACAGAAACCCCAGAGCCTCGCGGCACTGGGCACGATCTCCGGCATTGGTGCACGTAAGTTGGCGGATTATGGAGAGGGTTTTCTGGACGTTATTCTGGCGCATCAGGAAACCCATCACGACCCCCCACCCGCGGGCAGTAGCGCCATGGAGTCCGCAGCACTGCTGCGCCAGGGACTAACGCCAGAGGAAGTCGCGCAGCAGCGCGGCCTTGCTGCCAACACTGTTTACCGCCATCTGGGCGATGTAATTCAAAGTGGCGACCTGGAGCTTGAAGAGGTGGTCAACCTGGATCCCCCAACCTTAGAACAAATCCGCGCAGTCTTTGCGCAATACCCAGATCAAGGGCTGAAAGTGGTGTTCGAAGCGCTGGAGGGGCGCATTGATTACCCTATTCTGCACTGTGTGCGGGCGTCCATGGCCGCAAAGGGTTAA
- a CDS encoding ABC transporter substrate-binding protein: protein MLKRSLSSLPVSALTAAIAVASFSLSAQVAANETLTLYTSQPNSDAQQTVDAFEAAYPDIEVEWVRDGTTRLMTRLRSELSAGVSNPDVLLIADSMTMESLKQEGHLQPYLSDERQGYDADLYDPEGYYYGTKLITTGIVYNTGAEHQPQSWQDLLGPDYEGMVTMPSPLYSGAALIHMAAMSAHPDLGLEYYEALHENRTEAQGGNGGVFNAVAAGTKPYGIVVDFLPIREAAKGSPVEFVFPEEGVSAVTEPVAILQGAENVDAAQKFVDFVLSQQGQELVSQQGYLPAHNDVAPPEGFPERDSITLMPVDTEQALAQEEELKQRFSDLFGG, encoded by the coding sequence ATGTTGAAGCGCTCCCTGTCATCTCTCCCGGTATCTGCCCTTACTGCGGCCATTGCGGTAGCCAGTTTTTCCCTGTCCGCTCAAGTAGCGGCGAACGAAACGCTGACGCTCTACACCAGCCAGCCCAATAGCGACGCCCAACAGACCGTTGACGCCTTTGAAGCGGCCTATCCCGACATTGAAGTGGAGTGGGTACGCGACGGCACCACGCGCTTGATGACACGGCTACGCTCGGAGCTTTCAGCCGGGGTGAGCAATCCCGACGTACTGCTGATTGCCGACAGCATGACCATGGAGTCACTCAAGCAGGAGGGGCATTTACAGCCGTACCTGAGCGATGAACGCCAAGGGTATGACGCCGACCTATATGACCCGGAAGGCTACTACTACGGCACCAAGCTGATCACGACCGGGATTGTCTATAACACCGGCGCAGAGCATCAGCCGCAGAGCTGGCAAGACCTGCTGGGGCCTGACTATGAAGGCATGGTCACGATGCCCAGTCCGCTCTACTCCGGCGCAGCGCTGATCCATATGGCGGCGATGAGTGCCCACCCTGATCTTGGCTTGGAATATTACGAGGCGCTCCACGAAAACCGCACCGAAGCCCAGGGTGGGAACGGCGGCGTTTTTAACGCCGTAGCAGCGGGCACCAAGCCCTACGGCATAGTGGTGGACTTTCTGCCAATTCGTGAAGCCGCCAAAGGCTCGCCGGTCGAATTCGTATTTCCGGAAGAGGGAGTGAGCGCGGTGACCGAGCCGGTCGCTATTTTGCAGGGCGCAGAGAATGTCGATGCCGCACAGAAATTTGTCGATTTCGTGCTTTCCCAGCAGGGCCAGGAGCTGGTCAGCCAGCAGGGCTACCTGCCTGCCCACAACGACGTTGCCCCACCTGAAGGCTTCCCCGAGCGCGATAGCATTACCCTGATGCCGGTTGATACCGAGCAGGCATTGGCGCAGGAAGAAGAACTCAAACAGCGTTTTAGCGACCTCTTCGGCGGGTAA
- a CDS encoding DeoR/GlpR family DNA-binding transcription regulator gives MRQFERRQQLLQRIHSMGRQSVDSLATDFGVSVQTLRGDIRYLADKGLVLRRQGEVLPFPEQENIGYDQRQIVNVAGKRQIAARAASLVQDHQALFLGTGTTVEQLADALSEKQGLHIMTNNLHALIKLCQLKCELVVAGGRVRRRDQDVIGGDAWRFFQRYRADVGIVSVGGMDSHGQLYDYNDDEVMAREALLAHAGYRVLVLDKTKFDLPLRCAAGQLGDYDAVVTDVPLPDRLRSPLAAQGVRFLG, from the coding sequence ATGCGCCAGTTCGAACGTCGACAACAGCTATTACAGCGAATCCATTCTATGGGGCGCCAATCGGTAGACAGCCTGGCAACTGATTTTGGGGTGTCGGTGCAGACCCTGCGTGGGGATATTCGCTACCTAGCCGATAAAGGGCTGGTGCTGCGCCGTCAAGGCGAGGTGCTGCCATTTCCCGAGCAGGAGAATATCGGCTACGACCAGCGTCAGATCGTCAACGTGGCGGGTAAACGGCAGATTGCGGCGCGGGCAGCGAGTTTGGTACAGGATCATCAAGCGCTATTTCTGGGCACGGGCACCACGGTTGAGCAGTTGGCCGATGCGCTAAGCGAGAAGCAGGGTTTGCATATCATGACCAATAATCTGCATGCACTGATTAAGCTGTGCCAGCTGAAATGTGAGTTAGTGGTGGCGGGCGGGCGCGTACGTCGGCGTGACCAGGATGTGATTGGCGGCGATGCCTGGCGTTTTTTCCAACGCTACCGTGCCGATGTGGGAATCGTGTCGGTGGGGGGAATGGATAGCCATGGCCAGCTTTATGACTACAACGACGACGAAGTGATGGCCCGTGAGGCGCTGTTGGCCCATGCTGGTTATCGCGTGTTAGTGCTGGATAAAACCAAGTTCGACCTGCCACTGCGCTGCGCTGCAGGCCAACTAGGGGATTATGATGCCGTGGTGACCGATGTGCCGTTGCCAGACAGACTACGCAGCCCGCTGGCTGCCCAAGGCGTTCGGTTTTTGGGATAA